In a genomic window of Neoarius graeffei isolate fNeoGra1 chromosome 13, fNeoGra1.pri, whole genome shotgun sequence:
- the aurkaip1 gene encoding aurora kinase A-interacting protein translates to MIVSRLIPRLNVFFRFAGSHQYHCKSVHNAMPHCRSATNPTQRYFTTDTDNKQPTKLRTVLESELEEFLVPRKLSVTPVESWLSLWYSLPPLHVTPVPLEEGKKMEEAVGLPPSAVPVVEDGESSTPLNCKNVLEIRRRKMNRHKYKKLLKRTKFLRRRIKERRQKKKQIRFEKDLERIWRRAGLKKAPEGWTTPKIYVRHQVKRR, encoded by the exons ATGATTGTCTCAAGGCTAATCCCACGGCTGAATGTGTTCTTCAGATTTGCTG GTTCACATCAGTACCATTGCAAGTCTGTACACAATGCAATGCCACACTGCCGTTCTGCTACAAATCCGACACAAAGGTACTTCACAACAGACACTGACAACAAGCAGCCAACGAAACTACGGACAGTGCTCGAGTCGGAGTTAGAGGAGTTCCTCGTTCCCCGAAAACTCTCCGTTACTCCTGTAGAAAGCTGGCTTTCTCTGTGGTATTCACTACCTCCGCTTCACGTGACTCCTGTCCCTTTAGAAGAAGGCAAGAAGATGGAGGAGGCTGTGGGGTTGCCTCCCTCGGCTGTGCCTGTTGTGGAAGATGGTGAGAGCTCCACACCGCTGAACTGTAAGAATGTGCTGGAGATCCGGCGAAGGAAGATGAACAGACACAAATACAAGAAGCTGCTGAAACGAACCAAGTTCCTGAGGAGGCGGATCAAGGAGCGCAGACAGAAAAAAAAGCAG ATAAGATTCGAGAAGGACCTTGAGAGAATCTGGAggcgagcgggactgaaaaaagcCCCTGAAGGATGGACCACACCGAAAATCTACGTCCGACATCAAGTAAAGCGTCGCTGA